TAGACAAGCCTAGATAAGTGTCTTCCATTCTGATACTACCTCTGTCGAATCGAATCATGCAGTTTATTGCTGAACTCCGCAATACCAAGCGAAGCTTTTCTCCTATTAATAATTTGGATATATTAggtttattacatttatatcaatgcttatatatacatatatgtatatacatttatgcaaaattattattaatacataaagttattattatttaatatgtataataccTGCTTCATAATTAAGGAAAAGATTTGCCTCAAAATCGCCAGATTTCTCGGATAAAAAGCTGACGGTTAGTTGCATCGTCTCTTCTTTCCCTAATATGCCTCTTGATGGTTCGACGAAGAAATACGGACTGGTGTAGTcgcataaaaatgattatacatatatcagaTTTAGACACTTTTCTTACAGTTATGAatactttttagaaaaacatAAGGCATTTAAAAAGCATGCACTTTTgatataatctttttcttaaattacataaagtatgatttattacaaaaaaaatacgaaaataataattgtctatttaatatgttataaggTGTATGCAAAAGTTTTCATTGCTctctcttatatatatttaaatatattgttccaaaaacagatatttttatctttgcgATATTCATCCTTTGCCTGAAAGATGgctgaaaaacattttgactaaaaatattgtattattcataAGATATTACTAAAGAAAATTTCCTGCCAAACAATGGAAACTTTTGTACATGcccttaatatttaattttaaaaatttttagcagaatTTAATCAActagtaattataaattttaacaaaaaagttacaaatatatatatatatatatatatatatatatatatatatatatatatatatatatgttaaaatttataatcactaattgattaaattctgctaaaaatttttcaaattaaatattgtataatacatacttaTCTgtggaaaaattgaaaattgccGGCGCTTCTCCCAAGTTGCGCACTAAAATAGTCTTTGAAGAGAGAATTTTCACTGCGGTGGCTGGTATTTCGATTCGGTCGGGGATGTCTAGAATAGGTCTCGGACCGATAGCTAGAACAATATTAACTTGACCCGTAGATTCCGTTGTTACGTGACCatacgtaattatatatataatataatttccttCCTCTCACCAATTATCGGCACTACGAAGACTTTGGTATCATTGACAAACTCGACACAATATTCATAGTCTCGTTTCTCCGCTGGTTTGAACTTAACATCATAAACGTGAACGAGTCCTGGCGCTATCATAGCGCTGTAATTTGACCCGTGATATTCAACGGAAAAGAAGGGATCGGGGTCGCACAAAATTTTCAAGTGTTGCGACATCTTTagtgttatatttaaaacatgaaATCGGAGTTAAATTTGTGTGAGTTATATAGCGAAGGCAAAGCCAAGTATGACAAAACGTATAAgcttaattatgtattatcaaaatatatgctaacgaaatatatgtaaaatggaAGAGATTTACTTTTGTTACATTACGAACTGTGAGCGTCATATTGTACACATTGCCAGGAATGAATTGTTGAAAGAGGACAATGTCAGGTGAAACTTTGAAGTAGTGGCTTTTGCAGTTGTCACAGAAAAGTTGCACGTTTATACTGCGACCTGGTTTTAGCAAATAATCGATTCTATCTTGAGTACTCATCAgcatttgtttaatatattccgCAGGGGTTATGTCATACTGCaagaaaacattaataaaattgaggAACCTCTTGCAAAGGCTCTAAActattttaatctaaatattatttcaaactaACTTCTTGTTCCATCAAATCGCATGACTTGCTAGTTACGGCCGCAAATATTTTCACAGAATTGTGTATTATTGGATAACACATAACaagatttctctctttcttctcatccattttttaaaattaaagactttataaaaattcttaaaaatgttattaattgctaataagtgattaactttaattaaagtaatattttgaataatcaaTATTCCATATCGTTGATATATGCtctgaaataattgaatatattcaaTAGCACAATTATGTTATTGAACAATCTGATATCTGAAATCGATTTGTATATCTAGCCTCGTTCAAGGCTAATACATAATATTCCAAATTCAAGTAGTACATAATGCAACATAATGCCTATAAATATATGGCCTTATAAAGCATATACATAagctttttgtataatttatataaaattattattattattattattattattaatatgataatataataaaataaacagtaCAATTATGCCAAAGTTATAAACTTGTACAAATgatataatactttatttcaaaatttctttaatgggaaataaaaatattcttttgtaaTACAAGTAATGGATTCTTTGGATAATGATTTTACTATGTATTCCAACATATCACTGGTCCAATAGCGCAACAAGACGATGGAATTGGTATGAGATTACATGGAGCAGGGGATGGGACTTGTTGGAAGTATAATTGATCGCGATTCTGAGAAGCTAGATTAGACGAACCACCATTCCGTGCAATTAGATTTGCTCGATTTATATCTATCAATGAAAAGCCGCAAGGCAACGAGCAAGGCGCACTGCATGAATAATCCTTCGGATAATGTGGCATGTAGCAACGAGGTAAACGGAGTGGGGGCGGGTCGCGTGGCATCTTCGATACGCAACAAGGATCGCAGATTCTTCTTGAACAGCACATCCCCGGACAGGGTCCCCGAGGACATCCTAGGGGAGGGCAGCTTGCATTGCATACCTCGGGTTCAAGCTttctgacaaaaaaaaatatttctttgtggCATTATCGTGtcgaactttattttattatcgtgtcaaactttattttttcgtcAAATAACCAatcaatcaaaaattttaacggttaatagataatatgtagttgtaaatttaaaaatatatgctttACTCACAAACTTTCTATTtcgcatataatattatgcatcTCATTCATAAAATTCCGCTTTTGCTCGCATCGATTCATATCGGAAGCACTTgcttttgtacaaaaattttaatggtaACTGGTAAATTTAGCTTGTGcatcaaaatttgaaaaaaaaagtattttaacagattttcttcttatctaataatcaattttatcgattatttcGTATTGTGTCACTCACTTCGCACTGTTGatgtcatttttaaatattaataatatttactatattAACACTTTCGCGACCGTTATAAATTCGGCTCTACTCAACGCTTGGAGCCGCTCTATTATATTGAACTGATGTAAAATCGgatatttcatattacacGATCTAATATATTGATGCAAAAAACAGTAAACGTAAAATTACATGATCGGCtacattttgtgtgtgtgtgtgtgtgtgtgtgtgtgtgtgtgtgtgatataTACTTtagatacttatttattatatcttcaaGAACCGCGTagacattttttgataatattttatgcttaaAATGTACACAACGCGAaatcaaaaaacaaaatttcaaaacacgtgtacaatataaataaaatcgaaaaatagaatcaaaattgtaaaatacattCACAACACTGATATAAAAACATACATCCacctaaatattttaatattttatatcgcaatAAATTTGCCATCTGTAagattcacatttttttcacatgcaataagtttattttaattaaatataaaaacaaaattatataaaaaaaattacataatattttaatcacttAATTTTTCAGTTAATTGCCGggatatgtttaattagggTTTTCGaacaagtaaaaatattcgttaaaatattctagGAGGTTGCAAGTGTCTGTTtgcgattaatttattaggCGATACGACAAAATTGTTGATGCCGTATTCAGACTTGCTAGCGAGATACGTAATGCCTCCGATGGTTCTTGCCTCGCGGATTTCCGATTGACCGATTGAAGCGTTCGTCCCTTGCATCGCCTGCACATCATTTGTGTGCTTCGTTGTCTCTTTAGCGCCCGATTTCTCGCCGGTATCACCGCCGGCGCGATTGATTCTGTTCGCATTCGATATATCTGGCCGTCGCATACTCGCAACGTCACCTTGGCCACCATTGTGGCCCGTCAAGTTCTGTCTATTTAGATAGTATTGCTGCATCTGATGATAATCTTGAGATGGAGCACTTGCATATTGGAAAATCATAGCATTGTTGCCGTTGCCGTTGCCGCATCTGTGTGCAGTAGACGCGCTCTGTGGATCGTAAGGAATTGACCCTGCGTCTTGTGCATGGGCAACTGCATGACTGGTTTGCTGTTGATTGTCGTTCTCCTTTTCGGCTTGCATGCTATAACAGGTTCTTGTGTTTTGTCCTTGTCGCGGATATTCCATCATCATGGGCTCGTCGGCTCTTTTAGGTCGCAGGATACGCGGTGAAGGATTGTCCGAATTCCTTGTGTTCTCTAAGCCATTCGCTGAAACTCCTTTCCGAAATTGCGAGGTGATTTCTATGGAAGATCGCGGTTGCATGTCTTCCGGAATCTCGTCAGGATCCTGAGTACCGTTTAACTTGATCACGGGTTTTTTCTTAGTTAAATTGGCCAGATACTGGAGACTTCTTCTATTCGCTGGATCCTTGAGCGCTTCTAGCGTTTTCTGGATAGTATGCGGATCTTGCAAGCCGTTATTGCGTTTCTGAGGACAGATTACTTCTTTGTATACTCGCATCTTCAGTAAGCTAGAAGGTTCAGTGAGCCTCTTATTTTGCTGGTAGAAATGTGCAGTATCAATTGAATTTGACGAGTTAAGATTATGCTTCTTCGTCCGAATTTCTTGCTCAGCGCGTGAATGACATTGATGATTATAAGGCATGTTGtatgaatattgaatatagtcgTTAAAAGAAGGATTTGGTCGATAATACGCATTGATTGGTGCATTCTGCTGATGACCATAGAGATAACGGCCTGCGTAACCATATGGTACCTGATCGTTTCTATACATCCAACTAACCATTTGTTGATGAGGATTCATCCGCAAATACATTTGCTGCGGTGAAACAATTTGATTGGATATTTCTGCCTTTTTCtgttgattataattttcttcttgaGCAGCAATTATCCTGTTCATCTCTTCCGGCGATTGGCCATCCGTCAGACATTGTTCCTTTGCACCTACTTGTGTCTCTATTCTTCCAATTTCATTATACGATATCCGTGGTGGCGTGATATGCACCATCCATTCCGGCTTTTCGTTCTTTTCCGTCCTTCTTCGAGCAAGTTGAGTTTCTTTGACCTCTACGGTGTCTTTTTGCTGTTGAAACTGCGCGACGTAAGCCAGGTGTCGGCGTTGCTCGTTCAGCAATGCGTCGAATTGACGCTGCATCACCTGATCGGGTGTACCTTGTTGCCTCATGCTGGAAACTAGCAATTCTTGGTCACGTATCATTTCAGGTGTGAATTGCAACGTTTTATTTCCGCCGTCCTGTCGGTTGTAAGCTGCCATAGCTGGTTGCTGATTAgtagatttataatttgtctGATTCTGCGACGGATTAGGTTGACTTTGGTTCCTTGAATTTTGTTGATTAAAGTTCATATTTTTTGCAGTCGGcgtttgataataataatattgccaTTGTGGCTGCTGGTGCAAGTGTTGTTGGTTCCGACTCGTCGCTTGCATCCATCCATTATTTTGCGGCCACACGGATGACGAATTAACAGGATATCCATGATTCCGTTGATGAATTGGTAAATTATGTTGCATCAATCTCATCTGATTCACTGTTACATCCTGCGGTGAAGTCATTCCTTGTCCTAGAGCTTGCGCTGTGGATAACTGACGATTGTAATAATTGCAGCATGTtcctaaattattataaatttgctgGGTCATATGTGGCGGCATTTGTTGATGGTATGCATCGCGCGGCGATTGTTGATAGATTCGTTGAGGATTTTGATGAAATTGGTAATATAATTGAGGGTGATAGACGTTTTGACAATCATTTGCAGAGCGATTATTTAACAACGCTTTCGcatttcgtaaaatttcttCTTGTTTTTGTTGCTGCATTTGTACGAACATTTGTCTGTGATTAATCGCGTTTCGACCGCTGATCGGTTGCTTTTCACATTTACTGTCAAGAGCCGTAGTCTCATTGTGATTTTGATCGATCACCGCATGCGAATTGCTCGAAGTTTGTTGCGGCATTTGCGTTGAAGAAGGTTGAATAATTACTGGCTGGTTAATTATTGTCGACGGATTGACTGCTCCTTGGAAGACGTTTGGTACAAATGGATGATGCACCTGCCTTTCGGAAGACGCGATTTGTCGAGTTAACAAATTCTCAGAATGTGGATTTGTTTGACGGGGCTGTTGATGATTAGCTACAATTTGTTGTTGACTCGTGCTGGATGTATTTTGCGActgaaaatacataaataataatataacttctttaattaattaattttgtttaattttattaatttaatataattttagtatatttcCGATATACAAAAgcaaagttatttaatatttcaataatttaatactgaAAATACATACCTTTAACATATGTATCGTATGTAATGTGCATtacaacattattataaagttatttttaatattattgaaatataaatatattttgtataattttttatttaaattaaaaataaaaaataatttattaaaagatttatttaaaatttaccttTGTTTGTTGATGTACTGGCGACAATTGAGCAAACATCACATCGCCATGACCGTTGTTACTTCTGACAGAGGAACTCGCAAAGAAAGTTCTAGTTTCCCGAGGATCTTGTTGCATTATTAAAGCATTGATTGGCTCGGGTGTGAACATCGGcgaattgtttaatttcttgATCTTTTCAGCGGGAAAACTTTTAAGTCGCGGCGATGAGATTGAACGCGTCTCCTTTGATCTGTCACGAGAAGTGAATCTAGTTTTTGGCGGTTGCATTTCGTCTGGTAGCATTGTCCGATTGTTTTCAGGCTTTGCGATTTTTTCCGACAAGTCCAAATTGTGCAAATTCTGTACGAATGGTGACTTTGCAGATCGCGACCGTCTCAGATGATTTGTAGCTTTCAAATTCGCCACGCTCGAATGTGCGGATGTTTCCCTATATTCAGAATTCTTCTCGACTGAGATTTTCctgaaaaagaattttccgaaaaaattgtgtttgtTGCTTTGACATATCATTGACATGTCTTTCAAGATGTTTacctttttttcattatcgttatttttatttattgtatgaattattatactaatttGGATAGTGCGATATTTGCTGTCAAAAGGTCATTATTTAAACTTGTGATGAGAGAATTCTCAGACCGGATTTTGCTCTTACCAAAAAGGAAATCGCGAGTTTTGATATATTAAGAGAAAAGGGACAAATGCGCGACCAGTTGTCATggatacatacatatatgttgtttatgaaattttaattctttaaaaataaaaacttttattaaaaatagaaactttttatttggttatagtaaaagaatttataattaataaatatacaaatttaattacaaatcaaatatttatcaaatatttaatcaaatatttatgtagcaatgataaaataatacacaaatttGTAGGAAAAgatagtaatttattttatagaaacttTAATGagcatgaataaaatacaaaattcattAGTGTAGAGAAATAactttatacattaataacgattataaaaatttctttaacgttataaaagttaaagaaacttttataatcataattcGGCCGAATCGAAATTTTTCTCCTATTTTCGACTTTAATGTTCAATCTAACacctaatttaatattttaagcaattaTATCACCCTATCTTGAAACTATTTAACCTCTAGCTCCGCACAGAACGTATTTAGAACGTCACAATTCTGCTTGAATTAGATAATTATGTTCCTACCCAGGGACGGATTTCGGTTTCTGCCGCTCCTAGGCTGAATCAAATTTGCCGCCCCTTAATGAcagtgcaatttttaatattaaaaaaactcaaagaaaaaatttcaacaaaatcggTTGAGAATTGGAGGGAAAAAACGGGAAATAAGTTTTGCCGAAAATGCCGGAAAAAATAGCACTTTATACGCTTTTTAACAGTAATGATCacgaacatatttatattatactcttttgatgaaaatcagaatgtatttcaaatataaatcgagtgttaataaatttttttttaattcaaaaattgaaaatttgccgCCCCCTAAATCTGCCGCCCTAAGCTATAGCCTATCCAGCCTAATGGGATCCTAATCCGCCCCTGTTCCTACCTTAATATTCCTAACGTTTCAATCTGTTTTGATATTATTCAACttagaattgttttatttagttCTATTTTtaccaataaatatatataaaaacggttctctctatattaattaatttaatcaaaaatagtaaatataaaattttaaatactaggggggggggagagagagagagagagagagagagagagagagagagagagagagagagttttattatgttaatagttgtactaataataactgacaaaaataattttatacattatgtataaatgattatttcccacacagcacaaaacatcctGACATCTTAAGGATATCTCAATGTCTTTAGGATTACCTCAGGACATTGAGATATCCCTAAGATGTCATaggatgtttt
This window of the Linepithema humile isolate Giens D197 chromosome 1, Lhum_UNIL_v1.0, whole genome shotgun sequence genome carries:
- the LOC105679289 gene encoding uncharacterized protein yields the protein MKKRKISVEKNSEYRETSAHSSVANLKATNHLRRSRSAKSPFVQNLHNLDLSEKIAKPENNRTMLPDEMQPPKTRFTSRDRSKETRSISSPRLKSFPAEKIKKLNNSPMFTPEPINALIMQQDPRETRTFFASSSVRSNNGHGDVMFAQLSPVHQQTKSQNTSSTSQQQIVANHQQPRQTNPHSENLLTRQIASSERQVHHPFVPNVFQGAVNPSTIINQPVIIQPSSTQMPQQTSSNSHAVIDQNHNETTALDSKCEKQPISGRNAINHRQMFVQMQQQKQEEILRNAKALLNNRSANDCQNVYHPQLYYQFHQNPQRIYQQSPRDAYHQQMPPHMTQQIYNNLGTCCNYYNRQLSTAQALGQGMTSPQDVTVNQMRLMQHNLPIHQRNHGYPVNSSSVWPQNNGWMQATSRNQQHLHQQPQWQYYYYQTPTAKNMNFNQQNSRNQSQPNPSQNQTNYKSTNQQPAMAAYNRQDGGNKTLQFTPEMIRDQELLVSSMRQQGTPDQVMQRQFDALLNEQRRHLAYVAQFQQQKDTVEVKETQLARRRTEKNEKPEWMVHITPPRISYNEIGRIETQVGAKEQCLTDGQSPEEMNRIIAAQEENYNQQKKAEISNQIVSPQQMYLRMNPHQQMVSWMYRNDQVPYGYAGRYLYGHQQNAPINAYYRPNPSFNDYIQYSYNMPYNHQCHSRAEQEIRTKKHNLNSSNSIDTAHFYQQNKRLTEPSSLLKMRVYKEVICPQKRNNGLQDPHTIQKTLEALKDPANRRSLQYLANLTKKKPVIKLNGTQDPDEIPEDMQPRSSIEITSQFRKGVSANGLENTRNSDNPSPRILRPKRADEPMMMEYPRQGQNTRTCYSMQAEKENDNQQQTSHAVAHAQDAGSIPYDPQSASTAHRCGNGNGNNAMIFQYASAPSQDYHQMQQYYLNRQNLTGHNGGQGDVASMRRPDISNANRINRAGGDTGEKSGAKETTKHTNDVQAMQGTNASIGQSEIREARTIGGITYLASKSEYGINNFVVSPNKLIANRHLQPPRIF